The following is a genomic window from Nymphaea colorata isolate Beijing-Zhang1983 chromosome 3, ASM883128v2, whole genome shotgun sequence.
CCTCACGCTTCTGAGGTTCTTTAGAGAACTTGATGGTGGCAGCCTGCTCAACTCTGCAGCAGTCGAGCTGCCATTGGCGATGATCAAAAGCTTAAGTGTTTCAATCTCCTTCAGAAAGGAAGGCAAAGAACAGGAACCGTGGGAAAAGTTCAAGATCAGTACTTCTGCACACGGGAATATTGGTGGAATGTACGTGTCAAAGTTTTTCTTCCCATCACCTGCACAGAGATCAGTCGGAGACCAAATTCATCACAAGAACTGACATAAAAGAAAGGGGGTTCCCCATTAAGGGAATAGTGTTGGTTGTAAAACTCACCCATTTCCAAGGCAACAATTTGAGCTTCTGAGGTGAGATCGGCATTAGGACATTCATCCGTTTGATTTATAATGAGTCTCGTCTTCTTGGTCTTCTGGCTGGTGCAGTCGGCCAATTTCCTCAGTAGATCATGCTGAGTAACAAAGAGATCACCGAAGCCCTCATCTTCGTCCCAAGCTTCATTCCTTAAggcatcaaacacaaaaattcAACTGACAAAAACAACGAGAATTGAGCAAGCGCTTAATTAGATCTCCAAAAAACTGATCTTCACTGTGATTGTTTTTCTTCCGGAAGTAATAGCCATACCTTCTTCTCTCGAAAACTTCAATCAGATGCCGATCAGCAAGATCTTTCAAAATGCTGAACGCACCGAGTTCAGTCTCGCCTCGAATTTGAACCCATATATCCATGACGGCGGCTGCGCGGATCCTTTTGTTATTGGGGAAGCAGATGAAGTCCATAAAGCAGTCACGTTGTTTATCAGACAAAGACTCTACGCTGCTCTCCAGGCAGCCAACGATCTGATCAAACGGATCACCGACGGTTTGCCGCCCTGTAGCAATCTTCGTCGCCGTCTCCTTCAATTTCCACTCACCTTGATTCTTCAGCGAGGCCCCTATCACCTTAAGTGCTAGTGGGAGTCTCATGCACCCTTCCACTATCTGAAAGTTCACAACCCATTGTCGAACAGCAAGTTAAAACGATCTAAAATCTCACGTTCAGATGGCCGGATAGAAGTTGACTACATAACCTAAATGCCATATATATAATGCTAGTTAACAGCTGAAAAATTCACCTGTTCCACGAGTCGAGGTTTCGACCTTCTGCGGCCTTGATCGGAATACTGAGCATAGTGGAAGAATAAACTTTTAGCTTCTTCCATCCCGAGCTTCGGTACTTGATAACTATGATCAAGCCAGTTGAGTCCACCTCTGGTTGTGACGAGGGTCTTAAAACCCGGCCGTTTCCTGATAACCAATTTCTCTACCTCTGAATCAGGCCAAACATCATCTAAAACCACTAGGACCATGCCTCTTTCCGGCTTCCATTCTTTCAGACCGGAGTTCAGCAGATTCATTGCATCATCGACGTCTTGAAATTCGGGCAACTTGCCAACATCACTTAGCAAGTCTCGCCATAGTCGGGAAACCATCTCCAACAAATTTGGTGTCCTTGAAATTGGTAAGAAGCTGATCTTGTAAAACTTGTCTGTGAGATGAAACATGAAGAAAACTATCAAGGAATCGAACTCATAGGGAGATAGAATTTTAGTTGATGTTTTATCAAAAATGTCGTTTTCAAATTAGAACCAAAATCCAAACTATCAAACGCCAAAGAAAACTAGAAGTGGAATTTTCATTGAAAACTAGcactgaaattttcattccaatttcagTTTGAGGTGGATTTTTATTTCCatattttaattctaaaatcgAAATTCAAGACCGTCAAACTTTCccttaagaagaaaaaaaaaaggaactcacTTTTTTCTGgcctatttttctcttttgatcatAAAAACTAGAAGTAGCACGTTTGCAATTGCAAACATGTTTGGAGTGAACTTCCATTATCATGAGAAACAAATTGAAACATTTGCTAATATGATAAGTATATAATTTGGGGATGGATAAAATCAAGTCCCAAGCCCTCACCTTTAACCTGCTCGCAGAACTTTGCGGCCAAAGTCGTCTTCCCACACCCTCCTAGACCGCAGATTCCGAGCACGGAAACCTCTTCTAGAAACAGCTTCTGCTTCAACTCCTCCACCGGCTTCACCCATCCAACTGTTATTTCTGGTGGTTCTGGTACAGCAGTACCAGAAAATACTGGAGTGCCCGCGGTTCTTGTCGTCCTCGTAATCTCCCATACATCAATTATCATATTTGTGTTCACAAAGTTTCTCAGAGACTCATTCTGCTCTTTCAGTCTCTCCGCGTAAACTCTAACCAAGCAGGTGTTCCACATGGGCACCTTGATGCTTTTTTTAACCAGCAGGTCACATTCTTTCAGTTTCTGCAGCAGTTCTGCCATCTCCTGTTGTCTCACTTCTGATAACCTTTTGTCGCGGCTGAGATGATGTGCAGTTTTCTCGTCGAAATCCCTGACAGATTCAACCCGAGGCTCTAGAGTAATTAAGAGACTCTTGAGTTTTTCGAACTCGGTGTTGAAGAGTTCATGCGTCTTCCTCACTTCCTCAATGACTTTTATTAACCCCTTGATGATAGTAGCAGCTGAAATCGAAATTGGTTccaccattttttcttgtttctctttgcTTTCTATTGCAGCAATTGATATTATTCCTCAAACTTTGCCGTTGTCGATAAATTCGGTCGCCACTTCAACTTCTCTAGATCTCGCGAACTGGGATTCAGCCGGATCAGAACGGTCTGAGAATCTACTTCACACTTGACGGCCTCATCGTCTGAAAACAAGTATAAAACTTGCTAGTGTGAGACGTCGATTTGTTCATCTTAATGGTTCCAGACAATAGCCAATCTTCTCAATACCTTTTCTCAccataaaaaacttaaaattaatGCAGTAGTTACTCTGTGCGTTTACCATTAAAACTGGATAAGTACTGATCAAACGAAAAGGAGCAAATATCCTGAAAATCCAATAACATGCTAAAATATAGTCAGGACAGTGACACGAGGAGGTACCGCAGTAATGGGGAGTCCAATTTTCTCAACATGGCAACAGCCATTTCGTTGCAGGAAGAAAAGAAATCCTTCCTTCTTTTTGGGGCGGAAGTGCATGCATGTGCAGGCAAtcactttcttaccttttttttccttgaaattaaaaacaaaaaaaatctgaaatacTGTTTATCGAGCTGCCGGGTTTCATCGAGCAGATGAAAAGTCTAGTCCCACTTTTTTCTCCATGCTCCATCTTTCCTTGCCTCTGTTCCTTCTGCCCTGAGGCCACCACCACCAAAGTCACAAACTAATCTCACGCTAGGTCGAATCTCTTGACCTTTTCAGGAGAAAAAACTTCACAACTGTCCATATCAAGCATCAATGACCAATCAACCATCTCCCTCCGTCTCTCCCTGTCTCCCCATACTCTCCAGTTAACTAAATACAGTCGACGAAGAAAATTTGACAGCTTCCTTTCTCCTAGATAGCCCCTTTAAGATGGTAAGGTATAACGAAGGaacttcttttctctttctcgcCAGAgggaagaaacaaataaaaaacgaTCTAAAttgaagaataagaagaagcaTCTCTCGTCCTCCAAGCAAAGCACTCCCGTCCACCTCTGGAAAAGAATATGGATTATGCTCCCGTTTACCTTCAAGCGGGTCCCAGTCCAGGGCAGTTCTCAATAGATGAGTTCATTAGATGCCCTTCCGGATTGTCAAGAGGCAAGGAAAGGGATGGTACTCCACAACAGGTGAATGCCCACGTAAAGAATCTGTCCTGATAGCGGTATAAAGTGTGATGCCAAAGAAAAGGGGCAGAAGcttgttcttacaagcttgctCGATTCATCATTGAGGAAAACTTTCACAGGAGAAGCCCTAAAATTATTCAAACGCACTTCTTTCAGAAAGCaccaaagttttctttttcccctcaTGCATAGAAACTGAGAGAAGACACCAACGCACTTTCATCATCCAACTTTCACAACTGTACGCAAAAGTGGTCTCGTTTCATCTACAAGCATCAATGAGCCAAGCCAGATTCAAGTCGACCATCGGTCAGATTCAACACAGATTAAAAGGGTATCTTTTGCGAATGACAAAGTTtactctttaaaaaaaaaagtgaaagctaCGGAAAAGTAAAAGGAAACATAACGGTCTCTACGAAGTCGATCCGCGTCGCACTAGGCAGGTTTGAAGTCTGACGTGATCACGTAATCGGCCAGATCACAAATTCCAATCCATTAAAATTTCAATCATAAAAAGAATGAGCAATCACGACAGACAGTGATCAGTGATCACAGCAACACCTACAAGGGACTAGCAAAAACTCAAACGATATTGTTAAAGAGGTAATCTATATATGAGAGCTTAATTTCCAGTGGCAGCGACAGATCCGGAACTGCGATCAAGATGGAGAGTAAGTGAGAAGAATAAGTGGGGTAAAGCGGGGCACCGGGTTGGATAccacacacatttttttgtatatatataaaatcatagTTGGTATGCATTCAAGAATCAGATTCTCTGGTTAGAAAAGTAAATCGGTGTCGCGCAGAGCCTTCAGCTCCTCCGGGGTTACGCCGAACCTCCAACCGAAGCATGGCTTGCACCGATCGATCACAGCGACGTTCGCCTTCTTTTGAACACCGCCTGTCAAGTCCGAGTATAAAAACATTTGCCCGAACATAAAAATCTGTATTTCTCTTCTCTATGCACGTCGTTTGAGCTTTTCAAAATGCGTTCGGGcaagggatgtcaacggatccaAGTTAAGCGGAATATATCCTTTCTTGTATCGGTTTTGTTCATATATTTGTGTTTGAATGTAAACAAAGACAAGCCACATCTAAATTCAAAATCTATATACCTTTAActattttcattcttttctttcagatatgaatatcaataaaaaaaaagtcatatctaaatccaaactcaaaatctgatttcataatatgaatccaatctcgatctgatttttatgttcatatataaagttgaatttaacttttgaactgaaactggtcgattttcaaaatgtaagagcattgggtataagatgtttatttaaaactaaatcaaaatgagtttgaatccgataagatgtcatttcttaaacctCAAtacgatctgatttcttaattagatattcaatttgttttcatgtctaaatttttcattttttcagtacGGTTCAATCGGATACATTTACATGCAGATCGACGAACGAGCAAATAACGAAAATGCTCACGTTTTAAAGTCCCTTGCTTTTTCAATAAATTGTCCAACAGGTCATCCCCTTGTCCCTGAcattttggcaaaaaaaaaatactattatattttaaaaaaaaaacttggtcccttaattttttttaagttgaaacaTATATCTTGGCCCcgttaaaattttatttgttatttaccTGCTAAAGGCATTTGGCAATATCAACGGCTTCTTCTACTTTTGTTgcttacatttaaaaaaaaaaaaaaaaaaatctacccCCAAGTCGCGCTTTCTACGGTGCAACATCCTGTTTAGGAGGAACGATAGATCACCCATTCTTACTCTCATTTGTTGTCAAATCTTTTTAAGGCGCGACATaaacatttgaaatgaaaacttgATAAGTTTATAACTTAAAAATGTAAGCTTGAGATCCCCTTCCTTTGCGTTCATGTAATTGCCATAGCTgcacgttatatatatatatatatatatatatatatatatttgtgtgtgtgtgaaggaTCTAATATTTTCAAAGAAGGTCTAAAATTTGGTTATTCACATTAGTGCCACTCAACAAAAAAACTTCTGAATCCACTACTGTTTTCAGATATTGTAAGAGCGCAATCGGTTTTAGACATGGCTTCGTAATCACCAGCTGGGGAAAAAGCAGATGAGGCGCATGTGATCTTCATTTCGATAATGATAGACTCGCAATGCCCACTTCAAAAAAACAGTCAGCTCAAACTGAAATGAACAATTCCTATCGGttcctcctttttcctttccttttttgttaaaaatttcaCATTAATGCAAACCTTGCATCGTTGTGACTTAGATCGTCTAgaaattcgaaaaaaaaaaaacccaaatctCGGTTTTAATTTGAAGAAATCACGATATTCCTCGCAACATAGATTCGGCAATCCAGTTGCCTTCTCTCTGTCCCCGCTTGAGACACTCCCTTTTACCatacaaacaaaatacaaaattgtcCAAGATTATGAACATGGAGAATCAGGTCCAAAGACCCTTGATCAGATTTCTTCTATGAACAGCAAGCAAGATGAGTATATACACCTACTGCAGCATCTTGTGTGAAATTTCCAACCTTCAAATTTATTGATGTTGATGTCAATGGCTTCAAAAACAAGTATGATTTGTTACAAAACCTCTTTTAGCAAACACAGAATAGTTATCCAAAAGTTTCTATTATACCAAGGTCAAAGCGTAGCAAGTACGTTGATACAATTGTTCAAACAAGTAGAGAAATGAGAAGGGGGGGCGGGGGGAGGGGTCGTCCCCTTTTCACTAGGACAGTCTATCTATTCCATTCCATCTCTCTTCCGACAAAAGGATCTGCAAACTCAGCTACAGAGGGTGCTAAACTCCGGACCTCTTATCGTCTTTACGCTTTTAAGTCAACCATGTACAACGGAAGttgaaataaattcaaaagaatcaaaactagAGCAGTTTAGCTCAACATCAATGAAGAAACATTTGTTGGATCTGCATTGCAGCATTGCCCAAAAAAAGAGTTAAGGTTATCCAATATGTCTATCAAGCGGAGAACGTAAAGAATGAACTCCGCTTTACACAAGGCAAACAGAAATTACCAGTCTCAGTCTCATGTCTATGCAATCCTTTGTATAAGAAAGAACACAAACAGAAACTGATTACAACATTTACCATTTTCATTCAACGCAGAAAAGTAGTGTCCTTGTCTAGCCACTCTGAGTTCCCTATTTGAGAAAATTTAAGCTCACGAGATCCTTACATCCGTGCACCCTAAGCCTTCTCAACTTGGTCTTAACACTCTCCTCCCACAGAGTCTTAACATCTTCATCACATATAACATCTCTAAGGCCCTCGAGATTGATTAGCGCATCAGGAAGATTTGCAAAGCATCTCCTGAAGTCGATTTTTTCTAAGTTATGTAATACGCCTATGTTGTTAGGAAGATCTTTTATACGCGAACAGCAGAAGAGATCCAGAAATCTAAGTTTCCTTAGTCCAGAAAAAGAATCCGGTAAACTTTCCAGCGATGTGCATGCAGACAATCTTAAGACCTCTAACTTGCTCAGACTGCCGATTTCCTCTGGCAACTCACAAAGATCGTGACAGTTGGTAATGCTAAGCTCCTGCAGATTGACAATGTTGCAGACTGCAGTGGGCAATTTCTCCAATCCATCGCAGTAGTCTATTTCAAGCTCTGTGATGTCTGGAAACATAATTTGGATATCCCATCCTGGACCAATCTCCAGTACTTCATTGACCTTGCAGAGGACCATTGATAGCTTCTGTACTCCCTTGAAAGGCTTCATCAAGGTACAAGAAATAGGTAGTAATATCTTTTCTAATCTCACTGCCctgagagattttagagaaccAGATGGTAGCGGTCCGCTTAACACTGCGGCACCCATGCTGTCATTCGCAATAATCAAAACTTTGAGATTTCCCATCCAATTCATAAATCGAGGCAGACAATAAAAATTGCAGGAAAAGCATAAAATAAGCACTTCAACACGAGGGAATGGTACATCAATCCTTTCCAAGTTTATACTTTCACCTGCAGAGAGACCAAATAAAGTTTTCTGTAATGGATgcaaaataacagaaaaatgagaattcCACCGAGTTGTATTTTATGCTTACCTCTATGTATAGAGACAATTTGTGCAAGATCCACTCTTAGGCTTGGGCCTCTAGTTCGGCGGATCTCAGTTTGTCTCCTACCAGTTTCGTCTCCGACCCCAAAAAGGCTATAAACCATCTTTTTAATGACTCCTTTTATAAGTCTtcgaagatctctcacaatcttcaatatgagactaaatttCTGAGGTGTTACAGATATCATATCTAATATATCTCCTTGCTTGATTGTGAGCCTCGTATTTGGCATTTCCTTTCTAGAAACATATACAGCCAATTCATTCAAAAGATCATGCTGGGCGACAAAGAGATCACCGAAGCTCTTGTCAAGATCCGTAGTCTCATTCCTGGTGAGGCATAAAAGTCAAAATTAAAGTAGGGATCTGCGCCGATGCATAACTACTTAGGCCGATGCATAACTACTTAGCTTAGCTTTATGTACCTTGTTCTCTTGAAAAGCTCAATCAGATGCCGATCGGCTAGCTTCATCAAAATATTGTAAGCACGGGAACGGTCTTCATTTTGACCACGAGTATGAACCCACATGTCCATAAGAGCAGCTGCCCGGATCCTTTTATTGTTAGGAAAGGAGCTTAGGTCCATAAAGCACTCACGTTCGGTTGGAGTCAAGTCTTGCAGGCTGGTGTACAGCGGCCTCAGAATCTTCTCATACTCGTCAAAAATTTGAGCATTCTGAAGACTTTCCGCTTTGCTTCTCCATTCGCCGATCTCAGCGTTCTTCAGTGACTTTCCTATCACTTCAAGTGCTAGCGGGTGACAGTTGCAGCCTTTCACTATCTGAAAATGTGATGCAATTTCGAATTCAGGAACTTTGCACGCACAAAGTTGATGACCACTGAACGAGAACAGATGCTTAATCACATGTGCAGATGCAACATGGACGGTAGGTTCTCACTGGTCAGAACCATTAGACTTTTGGGTAGCTCAATTTGTTTCGAGTACGCAAGTCCATAAAGGAGCTAGAGACATTGAGGATGGAATGTTTGTGAAATTTCTGAACTGTTATTGTCAATTCTTTACGACTACTCGattaaaaaataacaaggattaattttttatgaaaccaattcttgttgttatttctGCAAAAAGCTTAAATAAAAATGTCACAAAGAACAGTTGTCATAGTTTAGGAGTCGTGAAGGAGTTGAGTCTGTATCTCATGCACAATGATAGAGGAGATTTGGAAGAACCTGTTCCACCAGTTCCTCGTCCACATACTCAGAAGTTGGTCCTTGCAAGAGGGCATGATGACGGAACAAGTCCATGGCATCTTTCATGCTCAGCTGCTGGACGCGATAGCTCCAGTTCACACCATTAAGTTCCTCCCGAGACGTGACAAGAGTTTTCAGACCAGGCGTCCCGATTACAAGCCTCTCCAGCATGCTATCAGACAATACACCATCCAAGACCACCAGCATGCCCTTCCCCTGCGTCTTTCTCTTGTTCAGACACTGCTTCAGCTGCTCACGTGCACCATCTGCGCTCCCAAATTTTGGCAATGAACCGCCTACCAAGTCATCCCATAGTTTACTGAACATTCCTGTCGGCCCTATCCAATCCAGCGGCTCTACTTCGTTCTTTTCTGTGGGAGAGTCTGCCGATCTTGGAATACTTATGTAGCTGATCCTTTCAAATTTGCCTGGGAAGATGCAAGATCATACGGAAGACACCAGCATTAGCCTTCTGGTTGAGAATTTAAGCACACGCACACAGACACATTTCTTACCATGGAAACAGAGAAGATTACaacacaaaaacacacacatcTTGCTCACCCCGAAAAATGCTGAAGCACGCATGCAATATTACCCCGGAGTGAAATTTTATCACTTCTgtaaacccttttttttttcttttaaagattTTCATTCAAGAGCCAGTTATTGCAAAATTATGCCTCATCTGTCACTGCGAAAGCAAGCGTCATGTTCTGCCTTTCTGTCTTTTTAGATGGACTTTTAATGGCATCTTTTCCCTGAAATCACCTGCTGAGGGACCCCTTTATCGATTAAAAGTAGAGTTTATGTACAATGAATAACTGAAGTCCCAACACTTCAGCATCTGATCTGATCTATTTCAGATCGAAAGtggtaaaaattttgaagaaccCCTCGAAGATCCAAGCCAGTATCACCGATCCccaatttgcattttgcaaactTATTTACTCATCAGCAGATTTGCCTGTTTCTCAAAAAACAGTCACTTAACTGCAAACGATGTGCATTGCTTCCAATTACtaattttttaccaaaaaaaaatctacaaactGTTGGACACTGGGACAGTGTGTACCACAAGACCACCCGAGTCCTAACCTGAACCTGAGGGCAAGTGGGGAGCGTAACTTTCGCCTCTCACATACCACCTCAAAAAAGAGTTACCCTCTAGataagaaaatttgaaatgaattttCACCTAAATAACAGCAAACTTTATCTACAGTTCCTGCAAAAATTACgaaacaaaagtttgaaatgaaTATTCACTAAATAACAGCAAACTTTCACGAAACGTGCGGCTTTTATTAGAAACGTGCGTTTTGGAAAGTAATTTTGTTCTTACGGGACTGAAGTTGGGCAGGAGAATGGGCACCAAAAAGGAGAAAGTCTTAATGGggaattcatttattttataccTTTGACTTGCTCACAGAGCTTTTTCGCCAGAGTGGATTTGCCATAGCCTCCGGCACCACAGATTCCGATGACCAGAAGTTCTTCCTGCAACAGTTTCTGCTTCAACTCTCCCACGGCCTCCGTCCATCCCACGGTGAACTCTGGTGGCTTCGGTACAGAACAATCGTACTTCACTCTCCTGTTCGTCATCGTCTCTTCCCATATGTCCGCCACCATCACCCCCGTTACGAAACCGTTCAGGCTTTCGTTGCAGGCCTTCAGTTTCTCAGTGTAGAAATTGATCATGTGATACTTCCAAAATGACAGACGATTACATTTCTCAACCAGTTGCAGACAATCCTTCAATTGCTCCACCAAATTGGTCATATCGGTCCGTCTTTGGACCGTTAGTCGGTCCTTCCTGCTCAGATCGGCGATTTCCTCATTGAACTGATTGACGGATTCAATTCGAGGAGTTAAATCCGCTAAATTTATCTTTAACTTATCATACTCGGTCTTGAAGCTATCGATTGTCTGCTGCGCCGTATTGATGGCTTTCATTATCCCCTTTATCACAGAAAGCGCTGTTATTGAGATGGAAATCGGCTCCACCATTGTGTTCTTTTCTGCCGATTTCTCCTGCGGGAGCAATTATCTCTGAGGCAATTATCTCGGAGAAGAACCAGATAGCTCAAACTCAGACCAATGCAGCCGAGTCAATCGTCACCTCCCAACTCGGAATTGATCAGCAGTAGAAGCAGAAAACTACTCGGAGCTCGTGCAGAGTCGCCAAAGTTTACATCCGAAGATGAGCACCAACATACCTCTGAAATTATCTATTACCTACATTTCAAATCTTTACAAAGGGACCAAGTTTCTCAAACAAGCCGACCAATAAAACTGCCGAGAGCCCAAAGCCCAACCAACAAGATACTGAAACTTACGcagcaaggaaaagaaagaaaaattagagaaaaaattttaCCTGCTCGTTCTCAGCAAGGTTTGCCCTCTTCTTCGAGATTGCCCTCCTCGAGAAGAAGCAGCAGGCAGAAAGCAACCTCTCCCTCTATTCAAGAGAATAGAAAGTGGAGGAGGAATAAGGGGATTCCATTTTTGTATTCCTCACGCAAtctttttttctccatctttttagCGAAGGTGCTTACTGGAGAAGTCATCCCCTGTCCGGTCAGACGATCTACGAAGGTGCTGAGTAGAGAAGTCATCTCCTGTCCGGTCAGAAGAGATCATCTGAACGGCATCG
Proteins encoded in this region:
- the LOC116249981 gene encoding putative disease resistance protein At5g47280 isoform X1, with the translated sequence MVEPISISITALSVIKGIMKAINTAQQTIDSFKTEYDKLKINLADLTPRIESVNQFNEEIADLSRKDRLTVQRRTDMTNLVEQLKDCLQLVEKCNRLSFWKYHMINFYTEKLKACNESLNGFVTGVMVADIWEETMTNRRVKYDCSVPKPPEFTVGWTEAVGELKQKLLQEELLVIGICGAGGYGKSTLAKKLCEQVKGKFERISYISIPRSADSPTEKNEVEPLDWIGPTGMFSKLWDDLVGGSLPKFGSADGAREQLKQCLNKRKTQGKGMLVVLDGVLSDSMLERLVIGTPGLKTLVTSREELNGVNWSYRVQQLSMKDAMDLFRHHALLQGPTSEYVDEELVEQIVKGCNCHPLALEVIGKSLKNAEIGEWRSKAESLQNAQIFDEYEKILRPLYTSLQDLTPTERECFMDLSSFPNNKRIRAAALMDMWVHTRGQNEDRSRAYNILMKLADRHLIELFKRTRNETTDLDKSFGDLFVAQHDLLNELAVYVSRKEMPNTRLTIKQGDILDMISVTPQKFSLILKIVRDLRRLIKGVIKKMVYSLFGVGDETGRRQTEIRRTRGPSLRVDLAQIVSIHRGESINLERIDVPFPRVEVLILCFSCNFYCLPRFMNWMGNLKVLIIANDSMGAAVLSGPLPSGSLKSLRAVRLEKILLPISCTLMKPFKGVQKLSMVLCKVNEVLEIGPGWDIQIMFPDITELEIDYCDGLEKLPTAVCNIVNLQELSITNCHDLCELPEEIGSLSKLEVLRLSACTSLESLPDSFSGLRKLRFLDLFCCSRIKDLPNNIGVLHNLEKIDFRRCFANLPDALINLEGLRDVICDEDVKTLWEESVKTKLRRLRVHGCKDLVSLNFLK
- the LOC116249981 gene encoding putative disease resistance protein At5g47280 isoform X2 gives rise to the protein MNDELTVQRRSEMTNLVNQLKDCQQLVEKCTHLSFWKYHKINFYTEKLKVCNERLNGFVTRVMVADIWEVTLTNRGVKYECSVPEPPKFTVGWTEPVGELKQKLLQEELPVIGICGAGGYGKSTLAKKLCEQVKGKFERISYISIPRSADSPTEKNEVEPLDWIGPTGMFSKLWDDLVGGSLPKFGSADGAREQLKQCLNKRKTQGKGMLVVLDGVLSDSMLERLVIGTPGLKTLVTSREELNGVNWSYRVQQLSMKDAMDLFRHHALLQGPTSEYVDEELVEQIVKGCNCHPLALEVIGKSLKNAEIGEWRSKAESLQNAQIFDEYEKILRPLYTSLQDLTPTERECFMDLSSFPNNKRIRAAALMDMWVHTRGQNEDRSRAYNILMKLADRHLIELFKRTRNETTDLDKSFGDLFVAQHDLLNELAVYVSRKEMPNTRLTIKQGDILDMISVTPQKFSLILKIVRDLRRLIKGVIKKMVYSLFGVGDETGRRQTEIRRTRGPSLRVDLAQIVSIHRGESINLERIDVPFPRVEVLILCFSCNFYCLPRFMNWMGNLKVLIIANDSMGAAVLSGPLPSGSLKSLRAVRLEKILLPISCTLMKPFKGVQKLSMVLCKVNEVLEIGPGWDIQIMFPDITELEIDYCDGLEKLPTAVCNIVNLQELSITNCHDLCELPEEIGSLSKLEVLRLSACTSLESLPDSFSGLRKLRFLDLFCCSRIKDLPNNIGVLHNLEKIDFRRCFANLPDALINLEGLRDVICDEDVKTLWEESVKTKLRRLRVHGCKDLVSLNFLK